The window CACTCTCCAGCCGGAAAAGATCAAAACACTCCCGGTTCCGGCGGAGAAACCGGCGGTGGAGATAATCAAATCACGAGAAGACCACGTGGCAGACCAGCTGGATCCAAGAACAAACCAAAACCACCAATCATCGTCACGAGAGACAGCGCGAACGCTCTCAAATCCCATGTGATGGAAGTAGCCAACGGATGTGACGTCATGGAAAGCGTCACGGTCTTCGCTCGCCGTCGCCAACGCGGTGTATGCGTTTTGAGCGGAAACGGCGCCGTTACTAACGTTACCATAAGACAGCCAGCTACGGTACCTGGTGGCGGCTCGTCTGTGGTTAACTTGCACGGACGTTTCGAGATTCTTTCTCTCTCGGGATCTTTCCTCCCTCCTCCGGCTCCACCCGCTGCTTCCGGTCTAACGATTTACCTAGCCGGTGGTCAAGGACAAGTAGTTGGAGGGAGCGTGGTGGGTCCACTCATGGCTTCGGGACCTGTGGTGATTATGGCTGCTTCGTTTGGGAACGCTGCGTATGAGAGGTTGCCTTTAGAGGAAGAAGATCAGGAAGAGCAGCAAACGTCTGGAGCGGttgttaataataataataatatcgaTGGAAACGGAACGATGGGTGGTGGGACGCAaacgcagcagcagcagcagttgATGCAAGATCCGACGTCGTTTATTCAAGGGCTGCAA is drawn from Brassica rapa cultivar Chiifu-401-42 chromosome A05, CAAS_Brap_v3.01, whole genome shotgun sequence and contains these coding sequences:
- the LOC103866893 gene encoding AT-hook motif nuclear-localized protein 22-like is translated as MDQVSRSLPFLSRDLHLHPHHQFQHQQQHNHVHEIDQHRISGLKRDRDTKIDPNEHSPAGKDQNTPGSGGETGGGDNQITRRPRGRPAGSKNKPKPPIIVTRDSANALKSHVMEVANGCDVMESVTVFARRRQRGVCVLSGNGAVTNVTIRQPATVPGGGSSVVNLHGRFEILSLSGSFLPPPAPPAASGLTIYLAGGQGQVVGGSVVGPLMASGPVVIMAASFGNAAYERLPLEEEDQEEQQTSGAVVNNNNNIDGNGTMGGGTQTQQQQQLMQDPTSFIQGLQPNLMSSSVQLPGEAYWGTPRPSF